The following proteins come from a genomic window of Corallococcus sp. NCRR:
- a CDS encoding ATP-grasp domain-containing protein: protein MPASPAVKAILFGRNPHQPDPFDVEADAAEALGVDTYQADLSALLSGDAVRALTGVPERGHLRLLYRGWMLTEEEYTELDEAVRALGHRLVTSPEQYAAAHYLPNWYPRLAGYTARSVWTEGPDAAEAWRAARKLGPAPYILKDHVKSAKERWAEACFVPADATREDFERICQNLLDERGDRFERGFVVRRYLPLKVYGRTPAGPAHLEFRLFFGAGRLLAAEPYHEFDVEVPDFTAFESLGRRIPSPFFTLDVAMLEDGGWAVVEVNDGGVSGLPPGLDPRDLFAALLG from the coding sequence ATGCCCGCTTCCCCCGCCGTGAAGGCGATCCTCTTCGGTCGCAACCCGCACCAGCCGGATCCGTTCGACGTGGAGGCCGACGCGGCCGAAGCGCTGGGCGTGGACACGTATCAAGCGGACCTCTCCGCCCTCCTGTCGGGCGACGCGGTGAGGGCGCTCACGGGGGTGCCGGAGCGCGGCCACCTCCGGCTCTTGTACCGGGGCTGGATGCTCACGGAGGAGGAGTACACGGAGCTCGACGAGGCCGTCCGGGCCCTGGGGCACCGGCTGGTGACGTCGCCGGAGCAGTACGCCGCCGCGCACTACCTGCCCAACTGGTACCCGAGGCTGGCCGGCTACACCGCGCGCTCGGTCTGGACGGAGGGGCCGGACGCGGCGGAGGCGTGGCGGGCGGCGCGGAAGCTGGGGCCTGCGCCGTACATCCTCAAGGACCACGTGAAATCCGCGAAGGAGCGCTGGGCGGAGGCGTGCTTCGTGCCGGCGGACGCCACGCGCGAGGACTTCGAGCGCATCTGCCAGAACCTGCTCGACGAGCGCGGAGACCGCTTCGAGCGAGGCTTCGTGGTGCGCCGCTACCTGCCGCTCAAGGTCTACGGCCGGACGCCCGCGGGCCCCGCGCACCTGGAGTTCCGGCTGTTCTTCGGCGCAGGCCGGCTGCTGGCCGCGGAGCCGTACCACGAGTTCGACGTGGAGGTGCCCGACTTCACCGCCTTCGAATCGCTGGGCCGCCGCATCCCCTCGCCGTTCTTCACCCTGGACGTGGCGATGCTGGAGGACGGCGGCTGGGCGGTGGTGGAGGTGAATGACGGCGGCGTCTCCGGGCTGCCGCCCGGGTTGGATCCGCGCGACCTCTTCGCCGCGCTGCTGGGATGA
- a CDS encoding zinc-dependent alcohol dehydrogenase: MKAICWHGHGDVRYESAPDPKIEDPRDAIIRVTRTAICGSDLHLLDGYMPTMKSGDVLGHEFMGEVMETGSGVTKLKKGDRVIVPFNIACGECFFCQKTLFSLCDRSNRNAEMAAKVMGYSPSGLFGYSHMLGAYSGGQAEYVRVPYADVGPLKIPDGLTEDQVLFLTDIFPTGYMAAENCQMEKGDTVAVWGCGPVGQFAIQSAWMFGAGRVIAIDHVPERLALAKSWGKAETIDFTKQDVYETLKEMTRGLGPDRCIDSVGAEAHGTGSLDAVIDKAKAAVKLATDRPHALRQAIYCCRKGGSISVPGVYVGFLDKVPMGAFVNKGLTMKTGQTHTHRYTRPLLEKIQAGAIDPTRLITHRARLADAPALYKKFRDKEDGCIKVVMTP; this comes from the coding sequence ATGAAAGCCATCTGCTGGCATGGCCACGGCGACGTCCGCTACGAGTCCGCCCCCGACCCGAAGATTGAAGACCCTCGCGACGCCATCATCCGCGTCACCCGCACCGCCATCTGCGGCTCCGACCTGCACCTGCTGGACGGCTACATGCCGACCATGAAGAGCGGGGACGTGCTGGGCCACGAGTTCATGGGCGAGGTGATGGAGACTGGCTCCGGCGTCACGAAGCTCAAGAAGGGCGACCGGGTCATCGTCCCCTTCAACATCGCGTGCGGCGAGTGCTTCTTCTGCCAGAAGACCCTCTTCTCCCTCTGTGACCGCTCCAACCGCAACGCGGAGATGGCCGCCAAGGTGATGGGCTATTCGCCCTCCGGCCTCTTCGGCTACTCGCACATGCTGGGCGCCTACTCCGGCGGCCAGGCGGAGTACGTGCGCGTGCCGTACGCGGACGTCGGTCCCCTCAAGATTCCGGACGGCCTCACCGAGGACCAGGTCCTCTTCCTCACCGACATCTTCCCCACCGGCTACATGGCGGCGGAGAACTGCCAGATGGAGAAGGGCGACACCGTGGCCGTGTGGGGCTGCGGCCCCGTGGGCCAGTTCGCCATCCAGAGCGCGTGGATGTTCGGCGCGGGCCGGGTCATCGCCATCGACCATGTGCCGGAGCGGCTGGCGCTCGCGAAGTCGTGGGGCAAGGCGGAGACCATCGACTTCACGAAGCAGGACGTCTACGAGACCCTCAAGGAGATGACCCGCGGCCTGGGCCCGGACCGCTGCATCGACTCCGTGGGCGCCGAGGCTCACGGCACCGGCAGCCTGGACGCCGTCATCGACAAGGCGAAGGCGGCCGTGAAGCTGGCCACGGACCGCCCGCACGCGCTGCGCCAGGCCATCTACTGCTGCCGCAAGGGCGGCAGCATCTCCGTGCCCGGCGTCTACGTGGGCTTCCTGGACAAGGTCCCCATGGGCGCCTTCGTCAACAAGGGCCTGACCATGAAGACGGGCCAGACGCACACGCACCGCTACACCCGGCCGCTCCTGGAGAAGATTCAAGCGGGCGCCATCGACCCGACGCGCCTCATCACCCACCGCGCCCGGCTGGCGGACGCCCCCGCCCTCTACAAGAAGTTCCGCGACAAGGAAGACGGCTGCATCAAGGTCGTGATGACGCCGTAG
- a CDS encoding HEAT repeat domain-containing protein, with amino-acid sequence MAAHEALRERDREEVLDAAVQLLRSPTSRERARGAELLIQVAGHDSKEHCELRARCADVLLAALPTEQDATVLQQMGRTLGYLEDARAVSALRPLKDHPEPRVRQGVVRSLMPHSGDPVAIQTLLELSRDGDSSVRKEVLSGLALKGEDEVDSPELRDALFDRVSDEDRGIRADALVGLAKRKDPRAMEPLRRELAGHPVEIAAIKAARYLEDASLLSLLLVARGAADRPMDEAFEDAINFAIDCLLRSGAMKDRSIQELIALALQGDEEDETAWEAIRELHFRGGDEVFEAAVRLLHSASSRERGRGTDILAQLGGQRRSDALMAKCADEILSALATEQDADVLGSMGVALGHLRDTRAVPALQPLTAHPDEDVRMGVVMGMMPHRDPVAIQTLIDLSRDSDEDVRNWATFSLGSQAEDVDTPELRDALFDRLTESDMELRGEALVGLALRKDPRVLEPLRRELESSEVVVLAVEAAEKLEDTSLLPLLHRLRDPPGKSDSYFRSVLAEAIAHLEALAR; translated from the coding sequence ATGGCCGCGCACGAGGCGCTGCGAGAGCGTGACCGTGAGGAGGTGCTCGATGCCGCAGTGCAACTGCTGCGCTCCCCTACTTCACGGGAGCGCGCACGGGGCGCAGAGCTGCTCATCCAGGTGGCCGGACATGACTCGAAGGAGCACTGCGAACTCAGGGCGCGGTGCGCGGACGTCCTCCTGGCCGCGCTTCCCACGGAGCAGGACGCCACCGTCCTCCAGCAGATGGGCCGCACCCTGGGATACCTTGAGGACGCCCGAGCGGTATCCGCGCTGCGGCCCTTGAAGGACCATCCGGAGCCCCGTGTCCGGCAGGGAGTCGTCCGGAGCCTGATGCCGCACTCCGGCGACCCCGTGGCCATCCAGACCTTGCTGGAGCTCTCACGGGACGGTGACTCGTCCGTGCGCAAGGAGGTGCTGTCCGGACTGGCCCTCAAGGGCGAGGACGAGGTCGACAGCCCGGAACTGCGGGACGCGCTCTTCGACCGGGTCTCCGATGAGGACCGCGGCATCCGGGCGGACGCGCTGGTCGGACTGGCCAAGCGGAAGGACCCGCGCGCCATGGAGCCGCTCCGCCGTGAGCTGGCGGGACATCCCGTCGAGATCGCGGCCATCAAGGCGGCCCGGTACCTGGAAGACGCTTCGCTCCTGTCGCTGCTCCTGGTGGCCCGGGGGGCGGCGGACCGCCCCATGGACGAAGCCTTCGAGGACGCCATCAACTTCGCCATCGACTGCTTACTGAGGTCTGGCGCCATGAAAGACCGCTCCATCCAGGAGTTGATTGCCCTCGCATTGCAGGGTGACGAGGAGGATGAAACAGCCTGGGAGGCCATCCGCGAGTTGCACTTCCGGGGCGGCGACGAGGTGTTCGAGGCCGCCGTCAGGTTGCTGCACTCCGCTTCTTCACGCGAGCGTGGACGCGGCACGGACATCCTCGCGCAACTGGGCGGGCAGAGACGCAGCGACGCACTCATGGCGAAGTGCGCGGATGAAATCCTGTCCGCGCTCGCGACCGAGCAGGATGCCGACGTCCTGGGTTCAATGGGTGTGGCCCTGGGGCACCTCCGGGATACCCGAGCGGTTCCCGCCCTTCAGCCCCTGACGGCCCACCCGGACGAGGACGTCCGGATGGGCGTGGTCATGGGGATGATGCCCCATCGGGATCCGGTCGCCATCCAGACCTTGATTGATCTCTCCCGGGACAGCGACGAGGACGTCCGCAACTGGGCGACCTTCAGCCTGGGCAGCCAGGCGGAGGACGTGGATACGCCCGAGCTCCGGGACGCGTTGTTCGACCGACTCACGGAGTCCGACATGGAGCTTCGCGGCGAGGCCCTGGTCGGACTGGCGCTGCGCAAGGACCCGCGTGTCCTGGAGCCGCTGCGCCGCGAACTGGAGAGCAGCGAGGTCGTCGTCCTGGCCGTCGAAGCCGCGGAGAAGTTGGAGGACACGTCGCTGCTGCCGCTGCTCCATCGTCTTCGGGACCCACCTGGCAAGTCCGACAGCTACTTCCGCAGCGTCCTCGCCGAGGCCATCGCCCACCTGGAAGCGCTGGCGCGCTGA
- a CDS encoding serine hydrolase domain-containing protein: MSNPSDLLHAELRPYLRGYPTASVCAAMTWRGALHVEGLRRKGTPPATDALFSLGALTEVFTAALLSVMAERGDVRLDEPLGNMIPASLLNDEVARSITLEQLATHTSGLPHLPPNLGAAPANPDDPFGHYSASLFGEFLRNYHPRQPPPHPSSESFLGMGVLGHALSRRMALNYGHLMRDLLCKPMGLVDTTARVTDELAPRLLQGHTARGKPVPPWTFPALPGGGAMHSTVGDVMRFLETNLGRGETSFTKALYRMQAPRVKAGPFQRGLGWNVSQVRGKDVVWRSSVMGGYVGFMGLSVAADAAVVILADHGWSLFSALRGRVPLEAPGLALLSRFLPP; encoded by the coding sequence ATGTCGAACCCTTCCGACCTCCTCCACGCGGAGCTGCGGCCCTACCTGCGCGGCTACCCCACGGCCTCCGTGTGCGCGGCGATGACCTGGCGGGGCGCGCTGCACGTCGAAGGCCTCCGGCGCAAGGGGACGCCTCCGGCCACGGACGCCCTGTTCTCCCTGGGGGCGCTCACGGAGGTCTTCACCGCGGCGCTCCTGTCGGTGATGGCGGAGCGGGGGGACGTGCGGCTGGACGAGCCCCTGGGGAACATGATCCCCGCGTCGCTGCTCAACGACGAGGTCGCGCGGAGCATCACGCTGGAGCAACTGGCGACGCACACGTCCGGACTGCCGCACCTGCCGCCGAACCTGGGCGCGGCGCCCGCGAATCCGGATGACCCGTTCGGACACTACTCCGCGAGCCTGTTCGGCGAGTTCCTGCGCAACTACCACCCCCGCCAGCCGCCGCCGCACCCGTCCTCCGAGTCCTTCCTGGGCATGGGCGTGCTCGGCCACGCGCTGTCCCGGCGCATGGCGCTGAACTACGGGCACCTGATGCGGGACCTGCTCTGCAAGCCCATGGGGCTCGTGGACACCACGGCGCGCGTCACGGACGAACTGGCCCCGCGGCTGTTGCAGGGCCACACCGCGCGAGGCAAGCCCGTGCCGCCGTGGACCTTCCCGGCGCTCCCGGGCGGCGGCGCGATGCACTCCACGGTGGGGGACGTGATGCGCTTCCTGGAGACGAACCTGGGGCGGGGCGAGACGTCCTTCACCAAGGCCCTGTACCGGATGCAGGCGCCCCGGGTGAAGGCCGGGCCCTTCCAGCGCGGCCTGGGATGGAACGTGTCCCAGGTGCGCGGCAAGGACGTGGTGTGGCGCTCGTCGGTGATGGGGGGCTACGTGGGCTTCATGGGGCTCAGCGTCGCGGCGGACGCGGCCGTGGTCATCCTCGCGGACCACGGCTGGTCGTTGTTCTCCGCGCTGCGGGGGCGCGTGCCCCTGGAGGCGCCGGGGCTCGCGCTGCTGTCGCGGTTCCTGCCGCCGTGA
- a CDS encoding polysaccharide export protein: protein MKHVLLLAAVSCLSACAWGPGMQMDEDAFRERYAGMADGGADGAYEIVPIDASLISHQLEERRKARPAPLVDPLARVATDYDYRVTPHDVLSVIVWDHPELTIPAGEFRPAEATGHPVAADGTMYYPHVGNIPVAGKTLREIRELLTQRLASVIEKPQLDVRVVGFRGQKVQVTGEVVAPGTLPVTDVPLRVQDAIAQAKGFAPEADLRTVTLSRGGTTFTLDLQALYEQGDVSQNWLLQDGDIVNVADRSRNKVFVLGEVRKPSSRVMVKGRMTLAEAIGDTEGFDPLTSNPGKVYVIRGSFERPYIFKLDAKSPDGLLLATQFQLQPRDVVFVSAHDLTRWNRIIQQIQPTVQLLWQAVDIGDRTIIIDNP from the coding sequence ATGAAACACGTCCTGTTACTGGCCGCGGTGTCGTGCCTGAGCGCATGCGCCTGGGGCCCGGGAATGCAGATGGACGAGGATGCCTTCCGGGAGCGCTACGCGGGAATGGCGGACGGCGGCGCGGATGGCGCCTACGAAATCGTTCCCATCGACGCGTCCCTCATCAGCCACCAACTGGAGGAGCGCAGGAAGGCGCGCCCCGCGCCCCTGGTGGATCCGCTGGCGCGGGTGGCCACGGACTATGACTACCGGGTGACGCCGCATGACGTGCTGAGCGTCATCGTCTGGGACCACCCGGAGCTCACCATCCCCGCCGGCGAGTTCCGCCCCGCGGAGGCCACCGGTCATCCGGTGGCGGCGGACGGGACCATGTACTACCCCCACGTGGGCAACATCCCCGTGGCGGGCAAGACGCTGCGGGAGATCCGCGAGCTGCTCACGCAGCGGCTGGCGAGCGTCATCGAGAAGCCCCAGCTGGACGTGCGCGTGGTGGGCTTCCGCGGCCAGAAGGTCCAGGTGACGGGCGAGGTGGTGGCCCCCGGCACCCTGCCCGTCACCGACGTGCCCCTGCGCGTGCAGGACGCCATCGCCCAGGCGAAGGGCTTCGCTCCGGAGGCGGACCTGCGCACCGTCACCCTCAGCCGGGGCGGCACCACCTTCACGCTCGATTTGCAGGCCCTCTACGAACAGGGGGACGTGAGCCAGAACTGGCTGCTCCAGGACGGCGACATCGTCAACGTGGCGGACCGCAGCCGCAACAAGGTCTTCGTGCTGGGAGAGGTCCGCAAACCGTCCTCGCGCGTGATGGTGAAGGGACGGATGACGCTGGCGGAGGCCATTGGCGACACCGAGGGCTTCGACCCGCTCACGTCCAACCCGGGCAAGGTCTATGTCATCCGCGGCAGCTTCGAGCGGCCCTACATCTTCAAGCTGGACGCGAAGTCACCGGACGGGCTGCTGCTCGCGACACAGTTCCAATTACAACCTCGCGACGTCGTTTTCGTCTCCGCCCACGACCTGACCCGTTGGAATCGCATCATCCAGCAAATCCAGCCAACAGTTCAGCTGCTCTGGCAGGCAGTGGATATCGGAGACAGAACCATCATCATCGACAACCCATGA
- a CDS encoding GNAT family N-acetyltransferase has protein sequence MRPVAPWRAVLVPDGGQRAISSDYFRSEQHLRAEGVTHSLIVEDGAGRALRVPLIVRPIEGTQFRDAVSPYGFPGAELNGLSEVPVDAIDWRGTELVSIFLRDRVGGPYCFAGGRLRTEVCLIDPKLPVRFRGDHGADIRRNARRGYVSSAVPVKDSTREQREALKSLHRRSLAGERYPFSDAWFEEVFTCPFAWLVTTRAPDGAVAAASLVVLSDGLLHDFIGGTADAYLMHAPAKNAFPVMVELAEKLDASVHLGGGVKPGDGIEQFKRGFANAMSRFYTHDLICDPEAYARLSQGHAGGDFFPAYRAPRS, from the coding sequence ATGCGTCCAGTGGCACCGTGGAGAGCCGTCCTCGTCCCTGACGGAGGCCAGCGCGCCATTTCGTCTGACTATTTCCGCTCCGAGCAGCACCTGCGCGCGGAGGGCGTGACGCACAGCCTCATCGTGGAGGATGGAGCGGGGCGGGCCCTGCGGGTGCCGCTCATCGTGCGGCCCATTGAAGGGACGCAGTTCCGGGACGCGGTTTCTCCGTATGGGTTTCCCGGGGCGGAGTTGAACGGGCTCTCCGAGGTGCCGGTGGACGCCATTGATTGGCGGGGCACGGAGCTGGTCAGCATCTTCCTGCGGGACCGCGTTGGCGGGCCGTACTGTTTCGCGGGCGGCCGGCTGCGCACGGAGGTGTGTCTCATCGACCCGAAGCTGCCGGTGAGGTTCCGCGGCGACCACGGCGCGGACATCCGCCGCAACGCGCGGCGCGGCTATGTCAGCTCCGCCGTCCCCGTGAAGGACTCCACGCGGGAGCAGCGCGAGGCGCTCAAGTCCCTCCACCGGCGGAGCCTGGCCGGGGAGCGGTACCCCTTCTCCGACGCCTGGTTCGAGGAGGTCTTCACCTGTCCCTTCGCGTGGCTGGTGACGACGCGCGCGCCGGACGGGGCGGTGGCCGCCGCCTCGCTGGTGGTGCTGAGCGACGGACTGCTACACGACTTCATTGGCGGCACGGCGGACGCGTACCTGATGCATGCGCCCGCGAAGAACGCGTTCCCGGTGATGGTGGAGCTGGCGGAGAAGCTGGACGCCTCCGTCCACCTGGGCGGCGGCGTGAAGCCGGGGGACGGCATCGAGCAGTTCAAGCGCGGCTTCGCCAACGCGATGTCCCGGTTCTACACGCACGACCTCATCTGCGATCCGGAGGCGTACGCGCGGCTGTCCCAGGGGCACGCGGGCGGGGACTTCTTCCCCGCCTACCGCGCGCCCCGTTCCTGA
- a CDS encoding polysaccharide biosynthesis tyrosine autokinase, with the protein MTSTPERVTPPRPGPGTQDDELGLGRYLAILGERRGTIAASVAVALVLGGLYLLTTAPVYRANAILRIEQKGSSLGQLDALIPDAPSMAAPEMEVLGSRALLGRVADALHLGVSLEPRYFPVVGAARARAHEGPDLAPVPWWGGASYAWGGEKLQVERLNVPTEWEDLPLTLVAEADGAYTLWGPEGRAVLHGAVGTSARTEAGAAHEVELFVTELHARPGTRFKVMRRSKLELVEDLQRALRMGEKGAGTGVLNLTLDGPDPVLATTTLQAIADTYVRSNVERRSEEAGRTLSFLDSQLPGLRQGLEQAEAALRDYRAGKGGVDLGLEAQAVLNRSVDLDKDLSTLALERSELRQRFTEHHPLILAMERKLARLRMEKGALDTRLKGLPDAERVSAQLTRDVKVANELYLQLNNKAQEYRVLKSSTITNARLIDAPVVTRLPVRPLKPDVFAVSAVLGLVAGVALAFARKSLQPGVTDPAALESALAVPVLASVPTGPRRARSHRGPSIILARSAPRDVTVECVRGLRTRLQRTLKETGSHVVCVTGTSPGAGTSFVALNLAWVLAETGQRVLLVDANLRGGWLHRCFREAHLPGLHEVLRGTATLEQALLPEAAPGLSFLGAGALPPDPAELLAGAAFDTFVARVAAEYDVVLFDTPCILAVTDAALVGRHAGVRLAVVRAATQSLREVATALHQLEQSGVPARGVVLNGVPRSRTGRAVSGVYQYEYPSAS; encoded by the coding sequence ATGACGAGCACCCCCGAACGCGTGACGCCGCCCCGCCCAGGACCCGGCACGCAGGATGATGAGCTGGGATTGGGCAGATATCTGGCCATCCTGGGGGAGCGCCGCGGCACCATCGCGGCGTCCGTCGCGGTGGCCCTGGTGCTGGGCGGGCTGTATCTGCTCACCACGGCGCCGGTGTATCGGGCCAATGCCATCCTGCGCATCGAGCAGAAGGGCAGCAGCCTGGGCCAGCTGGACGCGCTGATTCCAGACGCGCCCAGCATGGCGGCCCCGGAGATGGAGGTCCTGGGCTCCCGGGCCCTGCTGGGGCGCGTGGCGGACGCGCTGCACCTGGGCGTCAGCTTGGAGCCCCGCTACTTCCCGGTGGTGGGCGCGGCCCGTGCCCGGGCGCACGAGGGGCCGGACCTGGCGCCGGTGCCGTGGTGGGGCGGGGCCTCGTACGCCTGGGGCGGGGAGAAGCTCCAGGTGGAGCGGCTGAACGTGCCCACCGAGTGGGAGGACCTGCCGCTCACGCTCGTGGCGGAGGCGGACGGCGCGTACACGCTGTGGGGCCCCGAAGGGCGCGCCGTGCTCCACGGCGCCGTGGGCACCAGCGCCCGGACGGAGGCGGGCGCGGCGCACGAGGTGGAGCTGTTCGTCACCGAACTGCACGCCCGGCCGGGGACGCGCTTCAAGGTGATGCGCCGCTCGAAGCTGGAGCTGGTGGAGGACCTGCAGCGCGCGCTGCGCATGGGGGAGAAGGGCGCCGGCACGGGCGTGCTCAACCTGACCCTGGACGGGCCGGACCCGGTGCTGGCCACCACCACGCTCCAGGCCATCGCGGACACCTACGTGCGCTCCAACGTGGAGCGCCGCAGCGAGGAGGCGGGCCGCACGCTGTCGTTCCTGGACAGCCAGCTGCCCGGCCTTCGCCAGGGCCTGGAGCAGGCGGAGGCCGCGCTGCGCGACTACCGCGCCGGCAAGGGCGGCGTGGACCTGGGGCTGGAGGCGCAGGCCGTCCTCAACCGGAGCGTGGACCTGGACAAGGACCTCTCCACGCTCGCGCTGGAGCGCTCGGAGCTCCGGCAGCGCTTCACCGAGCACCACCCGCTGATCCTGGCGATGGAGCGCAAGCTGGCGCGCCTGCGCATGGAGAAGGGCGCGCTGGACACCCGGCTCAAGGGCCTGCCGGACGCGGAGCGGGTGTCCGCCCAGCTCACGCGCGACGTGAAGGTGGCCAACGAGCTGTACCTCCAGTTGAACAACAAGGCCCAGGAGTACCGGGTGCTCAAGTCGAGCACCATCACCAACGCGCGCCTCATCGACGCGCCCGTGGTGACGCGCCTGCCGGTGCGCCCCCTGAAGCCGGACGTGTTCGCGGTCAGCGCGGTGCTGGGGCTGGTGGCCGGCGTCGCGCTGGCCTTCGCGCGCAAGTCGCTGCAGCCGGGCGTCACCGACCCCGCGGCCCTGGAGTCCGCGCTCGCGGTGCCCGTGCTCGCCAGTGTCCCCACCGGCCCCCGCCGCGCCAGGTCCCACCGCGGCCCGTCCATCATCCTGGCGCGCAGCGCCCCCCGGGACGTCACCGTCGAATGCGTGCGCGGCCTGAGGACCCGGCTCCAGCGGACCCTGAAGGAGACGGGCAGCCACGTCGTCTGCGTCACCGGGACGAGCCCCGGCGCGGGGACCTCCTTCGTCGCCCTCAACCTGGCGTGGGTGCTGGCGGAGACGGGCCAGCGCGTGCTGCTGGTGGACGCGAACCTGCGCGGGGGCTGGCTGCACCGCTGCTTCCGCGAGGCGCACCTCCCCGGCCTCCATGAGGTGCTGCGCGGCACCGCGACGCTGGAGCAGGCCCTGCTCCCGGAGGCCGCGCCCGGCCTGTCCTTCCTGGGCGCGGGAGCGCTGCCGCCGGACCCGGCGGAGCTGCTGGCCGGCGCGGCGTTCGACACGTTCGTGGCGCGCGTGGCGGCCGAGTACGACGTCGTCCTCTTCGACACGCCCTGCATCCTCGCGGTGACGGACGCGGCGCTCGTGGGCCGGCACGCGGGCGTGCGGCTCGCCGTGGTGCGCGCGGCCACCCAGTCCCTGCGCGAGGTGGCCACCGCGCTGCACCAGCTGGAGCAGAGCGGCGTCCCGGCCCGGGGCGTGGTCCTCAACGGCGTGCCGCGCTCCCGGACGGGCCGCGCGGTGAGCGGCGTCTACCAATACGAATACCCGTCCGCGAGCTGA
- a CDS encoding AraC family transcriptional regulator, with translation MTFAPVLDFGRYLGTPLQRVEVAGLVLTESTYAPGARLPSHGHRHAGFRLTLEGGFTDVVEGRARECPARSVAFQAPGLEHAQRIRDVRTRTFNIDFSEASWRSRSALAGRLDPRVDLGSVRLATLGARVYQEFRRADDVAALAIEGLTLEMLAEAVRASAPGREAGGPPAWLSRVRELLDAVRGPPPTLEALAREAGVSPQRLGRAFREAYRCSPAEYLRRSRLERASRVLRETGRPLSDIALDAGYCDQSHLTREFRRRLHLTPAEYRRLAGRASGSTR, from the coding sequence GTGACCTTCGCACCCGTCCTCGACTTCGGCCGTTACCTGGGCACGCCCCTCCAGCGCGTGGAGGTGGCGGGGCTCGTGCTCACGGAGAGCACGTATGCGCCGGGTGCCCGGTTGCCCTCCCACGGGCACCGGCACGCGGGCTTCCGGCTCACGTTGGAAGGGGGCTTCACGGACGTGGTGGAGGGCCGCGCGCGAGAGTGCCCGGCCCGCTCGGTCGCCTTCCAGGCGCCCGGACTGGAGCACGCGCAGCGCATCCGGGACGTGCGCACGCGCACCTTCAACATCGACTTCTCGGAGGCGTCCTGGCGGTCGCGGAGCGCGCTGGCCGGGCGGTTGGATCCGCGGGTGGACCTGGGCTCGGTGCGGCTGGCCACGCTGGGGGCGCGCGTGTACCAGGAGTTCCGGCGCGCGGATGACGTGGCGGCGCTGGCCATTGAAGGGCTGACGCTGGAGATGCTGGCGGAGGCGGTGCGCGCCTCGGCGCCGGGGAGGGAGGCGGGGGGCCCTCCGGCGTGGCTTTCGCGCGTCCGGGAGCTCTTGGACGCGGTGCGCGGGCCGCCGCCCACGCTGGAGGCGTTGGCCCGGGAGGCGGGGGTGAGCCCGCAGCGGTTGGGGCGGGCCTTCCGTGAGGCTTACCGGTGCAGCCCGGCGGAGTATCTGCGCCGGTCCCGGCTGGAGCGCGCAAGCCGGGTGCTGCGCGAGACGGGGCGGCCCTTGAGCGACATCGCGCTCGACGCGGGCTACTGCGACCAGAGCCACCTGACGCGCGAGTTCCGCCGCCGCCTGCACCTCACCCCGGCGGAGTACCGGCGGCTGGCGGGGCGTGCATCCGGTTCCACGCGGTAG